Proteins found in one Hippopotamus amphibius kiboko isolate mHipAmp2 chromosome 12, mHipAmp2.hap2, whole genome shotgun sequence genomic segment:
- the FOXA2 gene encoding hepatocyte nuclear factor 3-beta, protein MHSASSMLGAVKMEGHEPSDWSSYYAEPEGYSSVSNMNAGLGMNGMNTYMSMSAAAMGSGSGNMSAGSMNMSSYVGTGMSPSLAGMSPGAGAMTGMGGSAGAAGVAGMGPHLSPSLSPLGGQAAGAMGGLAPYANMNSMSPMYGQAGLSRARDPKTYRRSYTHAKPPYSYISLITMAIQQSPNKMLTLSEIYQWIMDLFPFYRQNQQRWQNSIRHSLSFNDCFLKVPRSPDKPGKGSFWTLHPDSGNMFENGCYLRRQKRFKCEKQLALKEAAGAAGGGKKAAAGAQASQGQLGEAAGPASETPAGTESPHSSASPCQEHKRGGLGELKGTPASALSPPEPAPSPGQQQQAAAHLLGPPHHPGLPPEAHLKPEHHYAFNHPFSINNLMSSEQQHHHSHHHHQPHKMDLKAYEQVMHYPGYGSPMPGSLAMGPVTNKAGLDTSPLAADTSYYQGVYSRPIMNSS, encoded by the exons ATGCACTCGGCTTCCAGTATGCTGGGAGCGGTGAAGATGGAAGGGCACGAGCCGTCCGACTGGAGCAGCTACTACGCGGAGCCCGAG GGCTACTCCTCGGTGAGCAACATGAACGCCGGCCTGGGGATGAACGGCATGAACACGTACATGAGCATGTCGGCGGCCGCCATGGGCAGCGGCTCGGGCAACATGAGCGCCGGCTCCATGAACATGTCGTCGTACGTGGGCACGGGCATGAGCCCGTCCCTGGCCGGCATGTCCCCCGGGGCGGGCGCCATGACCGGCATGGGCGGCTCGGCCGGGGCGGCCGGCGTGGCAGGCATGGGGCCGCACCTGAGCCCGAGCCTGAGCCCGCTCGGGGGGCAGGCGGCCGGGGCCATGGGCGGCCTGGCGCCCTACGCGAACATGAACTCCATGAGCCCCATGTACGGGCAGGCGGGCCTGAGCCGCGCTCGCGACCCCAAGACATACCGGCGCAGCTACACGCACGCCAAGCCGCCCTACTCGTACATCTCGCTCATCACCATGGCCATCCAGCAGAGCCCCAACAAGATGCTGACGCTGAGCGAGATCTACCAGTGGATCATGGACCTCTTCCCCTTCTACCGGCAGAACCAGCAGCGCTGGCAGAACTCCATCCGCCACTCGCTGTCCTTCAACGACTGCTTCCTCAAAGTGCCCCGCTCGCCCGACAAGCCCGGTAAGGGCTCCTTCTGGACCCTGCACCCCGACTCGGGCAACATGTTCGAGAACGGCTGCTACCTGCGCCGCCAGAAGCGCTTCAAGTGCGAGAAGCAACTGGCCCTGAAGGAGGCCGCGGGCGCCGCGGGCGGCGGCAAGAAGGCGGCCGCCGGGGCCCAGGCCTCGCAAGGTCAGCTCGGGGAGGCCGCCGGACCGGCCTCGGAGACTCCGGCGGGCACCGAGTCGCCCCACTCGAGCGCCTCGCCGTGTCAGGAGCACAAGCGAGGGGGTCTCGGGGAGCTGAAGGGGACGCCGGCCTCGGCACTGAGCCCCCCGGAGCCGGCGCCCTCGCccgggcagcagcagcaggccgCGGCCCACCTGCTGGGCCCTCCGCATCATCCGGGCCTGCCGCCCGAGGCCCACCTGAAGCCGGAGCACCACTACGCCTTCAACCACCCCTTCTCCATCAACAACCTCATGTCCTCGGAGCAGCAGCACCACcacagccatcaccaccaccagccccACAAAATGGACCTCAAGGCTTATGAACAGGTGATGCACTACCCCGGCTACGGGTCCCCCATGCCGGGAAGCCTGGCCATGGGCCCGGTCACGAACAAAGCGGGCCTGGACACCTCGCCCCTGGCCGCAGACACTTCCTACTACCAGGGGGTGTACTCCAGGCCCATTATGAACTCCTCTTAA